In Bactrocera oleae isolate idBacOlea1 chromosome 3, idBacOlea1, whole genome shotgun sequence, a genomic segment contains:
- the LOC106615980 gene encoding 2-oxoglutarate and iron-dependent oxygenase domain-containing protein 3 has product MTTGSLRQRNNGNKQKYQNVNATTNGGTTKLQSKLATISAELQHATQASTHRLWTRAVIAASVMIVVYFYSQQHSSKETKFALIKEKLPLRIQKFECSKSYKAEIRRYPNCVPKKCGRFVSDQLVEEDEVDTLLNLARTILSMAGSSGGASILNLHTGALSYKEQFVNAYRVPKVVAELREHHLTVYNTVKNKIKKAIAEQFGIPAESLYLTDPTFFSRLTNATARTMNDEYWHEHIDKDTYESFHYTSLLYLNTYEKDYKGGRFIFIDGSNENLTKTAIEPKKARVSAFTSGAENLHHVEQVAEGERYAITISFTCDPDQAISDLHIKKPNL; this is encoded by the exons ATGACGACAGGTTCTTTGAGGCAGAGAAACAATGGAAATAAGCAAAAGTATCAGAATGTTAACGCTACCACCAACGGTGGGACTACAAAACTTCAGAGTAAAct AGCAACCATTAGTGCCGAATTACAGCATGCGACTCAGGCTTCCACACATCGTTTATGGACTCGGGCCGTGATAGCAGCTTCTGTGAtgattgttgtttatttttattctcaACAACATAGCAGTAAAGAAACAAAATTTGCCTTAATAAAGGAGAAACTGCCATTACGGATACAGAAGTTTGAATGTTCAAAAAGCTACAAAGCGGAGATACGTCGATATCCGAACTGCGTACCAAAGAAGTGTGGACGCTTTGTCAGTGATCAGCTAGTAGAGGAGGATGAAGTAGATACGCTCTTAAATCTGGCGCGTACCATATTGTCTATGGCGGGCTCATCTGGAGGCGCTTCCATTTTAAACTTACACACTGGGGCCCTTTCATATAAGGAACAATTTGTAAATGCATACCGCGTGCCAAAAGTAGTAGCCGAGTTACGAGAGCACCATTTAACGGTATATAAT accgtcaaaaacaaaattaaaaaagctaTAGCTGAGCAATTTGGAATACCTGCCGAAAGTCTTTATCTAACCGATCCCACATTTTTTTCACGACTGACAAACGCAACCGCCAGAACAATGAATGATGAATATTGGCATGAACATATAGATAAG gatACTTATGAATCCTTTCACTATACATCTTTGCTTTATTTAAACACATATGAAAAAGATTACAAAGGAGGTCGTTTCATTTTCATTGATGGGAGCAATGAAAATCTAACCAAGACAGCCATTGAACCGAAAAAAGCTAGAGTTAGCGCATTTACTTCGGGTGCTGAAAATTTACATCACGTTGAACAAGTTGCCGAAGGAGAGAG aTATGCCATTACGATTTCATTTACTTGTGATCCTGATCAGGCGATATCCGACCTCCACATTAAGAAAcccaatttataa
- the LOC106615962 gene encoding probable cytosolic Fe-S cluster assembly factor GJ13047 has product MSRFSGALQLTDLDDFITPSQECIKPVPIEKSKSKTGAKITIQGDGYYEETEAGKQKLQKVEITLQDCLACSGCITSAEGVLITQQSQEELLRVLRENTTLKSQSASEGVRTIVVTISPQPVISLAQRYNLKPEEAAKHLSGYFRSLGADYVLNTKIADDLALLECRNEFVERFRDSKSADEAAATPLPMLSSSCPGWVCYAEKTHGNLILPYIATTRSPQQIMGVLVKQWLARKLDYPAERIYHVTVMPCYDKKLEASREDFYSDANNSRDVDCVITSIEIEQMLISADTPLHTYAPSEIDWPWHSGRPEASVWAHEFSTSGGYADHIFKYAAKELYDENVEVLEYKNLRNPDFREITLEHDGQVVLKFAIANGFRNIQNLVQKLKRGKAAYDFVEVMACPSGCINGGAQVRPSTGVPIHELNQQLEELYKQLPKSRPENEDTKQIYNKFFDGAHTDKAKMLLHTSYHAVEKMNTAFNIKW; this is encoded by the exons ATGTCGCGCTTCAGTGGAGCACTACAATTAACTGATCTGGACGATTTCATTACTCCTTCACAG GAATGCATCAAGCCGGTTCCCATAGAAAAGAGCAAGTCGAAAACTGGTGCTAAAATTACCATACAGGGCGATGGTTATTATGAAGAAACTgag GCTGGCaagcaaaaactacaaaaagtaGAAATAACACTGCAGGATTGTCTCGCTTGCTCTGGCTGTATCACATCAGCCGAAGGTGTACTTATTACCCAACAAAGTCAAGAGGAACTATTAAGAGTGCTCCGGGAAAATACAACATTAAAAAGTCAAAGTGCCAGCGAAGGAGTGCGTACAATTGTTGTAACAATTTCACCACAGCCTGTGATTAGCTTAGCTCAACGTTACAACCTAAAGCCAGAGGAGGCTGCCAAACACTTAAGTGGTTATTTTCGTTCGCTTGGTGCGGATTATGTGCTGAATACAAAAATTGCTGATGATCTAGCATTGCTTGAGTGTCGTAATGAATTCGTTGAGCGCTTTCGTGATTCTAAAAGTGCTGACGAAGCTGCCGCAACACCTCTGCCAATGCTTTCATCTTCTTGCCCGGGTTGGGTTTGTTATGCAGAGAAAACGCATGGTAATTTAATTTTGCCTTATATTGCTACCACACGTTCACCACAGCAAATAATGGGTGTGTTGGTAAAACAATGGTTAGCAAGAAAATTAGATTATCCGGCAGAGCGAATATATCATGTAACGGTAATGCCATGTTATGACAAAAAGTTGGAAGCTTCACGCGAGGACTTCTACAGTGATGCAAATAACTCGCGTGATGTGGATTGCGTTATAACTTCAA ttgaaattGAGCAAATGCTTATCAGTGCTGATACGCCGTTGCATACATATGCTCCATCGGAAATTGACTGGCCATGGCACTCTGGTAGGCCAGAGGCGTCAGTATGGGCGCACGAATTTTCCACTTCAGGGGGATATGCAGATCACATCTTTAAATACGCTGCTAAAGAACTCTATGATGAGAATGTGGAAGTACTggagtataaaaatttgag AAACCCAGATTTTCGTGAAATTACTTTAGAACATGATGGTCAGGTAGTACTTAAATTTGCCATTGCTAATGGTTTCCGCAACATACAAAATTTGGTACAAAAACTTAAACGAGGAAAAGCGGCATACGATTTCGTTGAGGTCATGGCTTGTCCTTCtg GTTGTATTAATGGTGGTGCCCAAGTGCGACCATCCACTGGCGTTCCCATACATGAATTGAATCAACAGTTAGAAGAACTTTACAAACAGTTGCCGAAATCAAGACCAGAAAATGAAGATACAAAGCAAATTTACAATAAGTTCTTCGATGGAGCACACACTGACAAAGCGAAAATGTTATTACACACCAGCTATCACGCAGTGGAAAAAATGAACACtgcatttaatattaaatggTAA
- the Spf45 gene encoding splicing factor 45, producing MDLYDDIDTKPRASQIDGWSSGIKMLQTQLAIKKAQGPKEPPKKPLMTPVVNLRAKKVAAEAEANQLNNTKIETPLMTPKPVITAKPLEPVIENVKSDDCWDFVDEYDPAWPNEYEKLKDKNQNKEKDHKGGGGAGSGRGSERKRGRGRNNTRDSSPPVKFSGFGQRQTEEENYSPSPQGSVSSKGGAAIAPPPSLQEISINNENGDGSSNVTIPYSASSVAAKIMAKYGFKDGQGLGKQEQGMSMALQVEKTSKRGGRIIHEKDVFLPPPPAPNSPPASMAPPATPAPSTPSLTLAQAVAEVPASEPSITEIMKEPSKVVLLRNMVGPGDVDEDLEPEVKDECNTKYGEVANVIIHEAFGTTPEEAVKIFVEFKRIESAIKAVVDLNGRFFGGRQVRAGFYNFDKFKSFQLH from the exons ATGGACTTGTACGATGATATTGACACCAAACCGCGAGCCAGCCAAATTGACGGCTGGTCATCGGGTATCAAAATGTTGCAAACACAACTTGCCATTAAGAAGGCACAAGGACCAAAAGAGCCACCCAAGAAACCG CTGATGACACCAGTGGTCAACTTGCGAGCAAAGAAAGTCGCAGCAGAAGCAGAAGCAAACCAATTGAACAACACAAAAATTGAAACACCTCTAATGACGCCTAAACCAGTTATTACAGCCAAACCTTTAGAGCCAGtaattgaaaatgtaaaatcAGATGATTGCTGGGATTTTGTAGATGAATATGACCCGGCGTGGCCGAATGAGTATGAAAAATTAAAggacaaaaatcaaaataaagagaaAGATCATAAAGGCGGTGGTGGTGCAGGCAGTGGACGAGGTAGTGAACGAAAACGTGGTCGTGGCCGAAATAATACACGAGATTCATCACCGCCAGTTAAGTTTTCTGGTTTTGGTCAACGTCAAACGGAAGAAGAGAATTATAGTCCATCACCTCAAGGATCCGTGTCGAGTAAAGGAGGTGCTGCAATTGCGCCCCCACCGTCGCTGCAGGAAATTTCTATAAACAACGAAAATGGTGATGGCTCTTCAAATGTAACCATACCCTACTCCGCAAGCTCTGTTGCTGCAAAAATTATGGCAAAATACGGCTTTAAAGATGGTCAGGGACTGGGCAAACAGGAGCAGGGTATGTCCATGGCCTTGCAGGTGGAAAAAACTTCAAAGCGTGGCGGTCGCATAATACATGAAAAGGATGTGTTTTTGCCACCACCACCAGCACCTAACAGTCCACCTGCAAGCATGGCACCACCAGCAACACCAGCCCCAAGCACGCCCTCCCTAACATTAGCACAAGCCGTGGCTGAAGTTCCAGCGTCTGAACCTAGCATTACAGAAATCATGAAAGAGCCCAGCAAAGTGGTTTTATTACGG AATATGGTCGGTCCAGGAGATGTTGATGAAGATTTGGAACCTGAAGTTAAAGACGAATGCAATACTAAATATGGCGAAGTAGCAAATGTTATAATACACGAGGCATTTGGCACGACACCAGAAGAAGCAGTGAAAATATTCGTCGAATTTAAACGAATCGAAAGCGCCATTAAAG CGGTAGTTGATTTGAATGGGCGTTTCTTTGGTGGACGTCAAGTACGCGCTGGTTTCTATAATTTCGACAAAttcaaaagttttcaattacattaa